The following proteins are co-located in the Polystyrenella longa genome:
- a CDS encoding RDD family protein codes for MNVETDSNEDQYAALFAADGVEETQYAGLWMRFVALAFDLGILLILSPLVLFFWIFMDRMFNLIRWVNGEVAVLWVADGLSLFLLVWLYFTLMQRSADKATFGKQIVRIQVESTWVYPFSLVRGTLRFFVKFFPLTGLLSVLFVAFHPHKRALHDMVAGTVVVRRK; via the coding sequence TTGAACGTTGAGACTGATTCGAACGAGGATCAATATGCGGCCCTCTTTGCAGCGGACGGGGTTGAAGAGACGCAGTATGCTGGACTGTGGATGCGATTTGTGGCCCTGGCTTTCGATCTTGGAATCCTCTTGATCCTGTCGCCGCTGGTCCTGTTCTTCTGGATTTTCATGGATCGAATGTTCAATCTCATCAGATGGGTGAATGGGGAAGTCGCTGTTCTCTGGGTTGCTGATGGGCTCTCCTTGTTTCTATTGGTCTGGCTTTATTTCACTCTGATGCAACGCTCGGCCGACAAAGCGACATTTGGAAAGCAGATCGTCCGCATTCAAGTCGAGAGTACTTGGGTATATCCCTTTAGCCTTGTACGAGGGACGTTGCGGTTCTTCGTGAAGTTCTTCCCATTGACGGGCTTGCTCAGCGTGCTGTTCGTCGCGTTCCATCCTCATAAGCGGGCTTTACACGATATGGTCGCCGGTACGGTGGTCGTTCGCAGGAAGTAG
- a CDS encoding rhomboid family intramembrane serine protease — protein MRLIGKLDSPEETRLFAEYLLSKKISSSVDQDDQGWHIWIIDEDQIDVARAELEAFKQDPKAEKFREGAIQGRKWHKEALKEERKQAARQVDVRRQWEPAHISKCPVTLFLIGLSILVGLLSSNFGIDVGAKRDTGPVPQMLFLNVDAYNLNPPDTIEGAVLHSASIHQYWRYITPIFIHFGILHILFNMMWMKDLGPTIESKIGSFQFLLMVLIIGLVSNLAQFVIDFYISHGVNPFFGGMSGVIFGLFGFIWLRGKLDPASGFFMPPRLLAFLVIFQVLCFLGILGNIANWAHLFGFISGAAIGGAPAFLRKAWRS, from the coding sequence ATGCGCCTGATTGGAAAACTGGACTCTCCCGAAGAGACCAGATTATTCGCAGAGTATCTCCTCTCCAAAAAGATCTCTTCCAGCGTCGACCAGGATGATCAAGGTTGGCACATCTGGATCATCGACGAAGACCAAATCGATGTCGCCCGCGCAGAGTTAGAGGCGTTCAAGCAGGATCCCAAAGCTGAAAAGTTTCGCGAAGGAGCCATTCAAGGTCGCAAATGGCACAAAGAAGCGTTGAAAGAAGAACGCAAACAGGCTGCTCGACAGGTTGATGTGCGCAGACAGTGGGAACCGGCTCACATTTCCAAATGCCCAGTAACATTGTTCCTCATCGGGCTCAGCATTCTGGTGGGATTATTGAGTTCCAATTTCGGAATTGATGTCGGAGCCAAACGGGACACGGGTCCGGTTCCTCAAATGCTTTTCCTGAATGTAGATGCTTATAACCTGAATCCACCCGATACTATCGAAGGCGCTGTGCTCCATTCCGCCTCGATTCATCAATACTGGCGATACATCACACCTATCTTTATTCACTTCGGAATTTTACACATTCTGTTTAACATGATGTGGATGAAAGACCTCGGTCCAACAATCGAATCTAAAATAGGATCGTTTCAATTTCTGCTAATGGTGCTGATTATCGGACTGGTATCCAACCTCGCTCAATTCGTGATCGACTTTTACATCTCTCATGGAGTAAATCCGTTCTTCGGAGGCATGTCGGGCGTCATCTTTGGCCTGTTTGGATTCATCTGGCTGCGAGGTAAACTGGATCCCGCTTCCGGGTTCTTCATGCCGCCACGACTGTTGGCATTTCTGGTCATCTTCCAGGTTCTTTGCTTCCTCGGCATTCTCGGAAACATCGCCAACTGGGCGCACCTGTTTGGTTTCATCAGTGGCGCTGCCATTGGAGGCGCCCCGGCATTCCTCCGTAAAGCCTGGCGTAGCTAA
- a CDS encoding RDD family protein gives MYPIKWYYQINGEEHGPVTSDDLRRMAVAGTLNPNDLVRKEDMDEWLPATRLKGLEFANTDYAPYDEEYDPDSETYDETEYVRTRGEGDHAQRLEYAGFWLRFCALMVDTIVTVVIFILMEEVMWVLGNNAVMGTVMEYALGILYFAFFESSAYQGTPGKLLLGIKVTDLHGRRISFLRALGRTFAKYLSAIIFLIGYIMAAFTSKKQALHDLIASTLVVKS, from the coding sequence ATGTACCCTATTAAATGGTATTACCAAATCAATGGTGAAGAACATGGACCTGTTACCAGTGACGATCTCCGGCGGATGGCCGTGGCGGGAACTTTAAACCCGAACGACCTGGTTCGCAAAGAGGATATGGATGAGTGGTTACCGGCAACCCGTCTGAAGGGGCTTGAGTTCGCGAACACGGATTATGCTCCCTACGATGAAGAGTACGATCCCGACAGTGAAACTTATGACGAGACCGAATACGTACGCACTCGTGGAGAAGGAGATCATGCACAAAGACTGGAGTATGCCGGTTTCTGGCTGCGATTCTGTGCGCTTATGGTGGATACAATCGTGACGGTCGTTATCTTCATATTGATGGAAGAAGTGATGTGGGTCCTTGGAAACAACGCAGTGATGGGCACAGTGATGGAATATGCCCTTGGAATTCTTTATTTCGCCTTTTTTGAAAGTTCTGCGTATCAGGGCACACCCGGGAAACTTCTGTTGGGTATTAAAGTGACCGACCTCCACGGTCGACGCATTAGCTTTCTGCGTGCTTTGGGAAGAACATTTGCCAAGTATCTATCTGCAATTATTTTCTTAATCGGTTACATCATGGCGGCCTTCACCAGTAAGAAACAGGCGTTGCATGATTTGATCGCCAGTACTCTGGTAGTGAAGAGTTAG
- a CDS encoding GTPase: MPANLTPQYHKAEEEFRRAQSAQEQVDCLQRMLQLIPKHKGTERMQGDLKHRLKEARDALQTEKSAPKKGVSYRYPRQGAGQIVIVGGPNSGKSRLVQELTNAEPEVADYPFSTREPLPAIMEWEDVRVQLIDTPPITISNLEPYQINLVRTADAAVLCFDGSSDDSPEATVELLQQLEQRKTVLASQSGFVEDDFSRIQIKTLFVVTRGKNAEARMRVEFLREMRDHPFEPLYVDLENEADQEELRTQIFQLLDCIRIYTKAPGKPADYSSPFTIPRGGSVEDLAYVIHRELFDSMKFAKVWGESAHDGQTVGRDHQLCDKDLVELH, translated from the coding sequence ATGCCCGCCAACCTGACGCCCCAGTACCACAAAGCTGAAGAAGAATTTCGACGCGCTCAATCCGCGCAGGAACAGGTCGACTGCCTGCAGCGGATGTTGCAACTGATTCCCAAGCACAAGGGAACAGAGCGGATGCAGGGCGACCTGAAACACAGGCTGAAAGAAGCCCGCGACGCCTTGCAGACCGAAAAGTCGGCCCCCAAGAAAGGGGTCAGTTACAGGTATCCCCGGCAAGGTGCCGGGCAGATTGTCATCGTGGGTGGTCCAAATTCTGGAAAGAGTCGCCTTGTTCAGGAACTGACAAACGCCGAACCCGAAGTCGCCGATTACCCCTTCTCTACCCGCGAACCCCTGCCCGCTATTATGGAATGGGAAGATGTTCGTGTGCAGCTGATCGACACACCTCCGATAACGATTTCCAATTTGGAACCTTACCAAATCAATCTGGTTCGTACAGCGGACGCGGCCGTTCTCTGTTTCGATGGCAGTTCGGACGACAGCCCTGAAGCGACAGTGGAATTACTGCAGCAACTGGAACAACGAAAAACAGTCCTGGCCAGTCAGTCCGGTTTCGTGGAGGACGACTTCTCCCGGATCCAGATCAAAACGCTCTTTGTCGTCACCCGGGGCAAAAACGCAGAAGCCCGCATGCGAGTCGAATTCCTGAGGGAAATGCGAGATCACCCCTTCGAGCCACTCTATGTCGACTTGGAAAACGAAGCCGACCAGGAAGAATTACGAACACAAATTTTCCAGCTTCTCGATTGCATCCGTATTTATACGAAAGCACCGGGAAAACCAGCGGATTACTCCTCCCCGTTCACGATTCCCCGTGGAGGATCCGTAGAAGACCTCGCCTATGTCATTCATCGCGAACTGTTCGACAGCATGAAATTTGCTAAAGTATGGGGAGAAAGTGCCCACGACGGACAGACAGTGGGGCGCGACCACCAATTGTGCGACAAAGATTTGGTGGAGTTACATTAA
- a CDS encoding DUF1501 domain-containing protein has product MGVGGMALSTLLAQESLASNTLKSDATESTHATHFEPRAKNVIFLHMVGAPSHLDLYDYKPELQRLNGELVPDHLWEGLRLAFIRKQPSLLGSPFQFKKQGESGLELSELIPQLGEVADELCLVKSLHTEHFNHAPAQLFFQTGFERFGRPSFGSWVNYGLGSENQNLPGFVVLITGQVAGAGNSLWGSGFLPSVYQGVEFRSQGDPVLFLSNPQGMSPEDRESIISGINRLNRFQLADVGDPEIATRIKQYELAYRMQTAVPELMDVSGEPKHIHEQYGSEPGKASFANNCLLARRLVERGVRFVQLFDQGWDHHGSVKSNMIKKCQQVDQPIAALIKDLKQRGLLDDTLVVWGAEFGRTPMVQDTSNTGRVNDRAGRDHHKDAFSVWMAGGGAKKGFSYGKTDDIGFHVADNPMHVNDFHATLLHLLGMDHKQLTFKHQGLDMRLTGVAGNVIHDVIA; this is encoded by the coding sequence ATGGGTGTTGGCGGGATGGCACTCTCCACCTTACTGGCCCAGGAATCATTGGCCAGCAACACGCTTAAATCTGATGCTACCGAGTCCACCCACGCAACGCACTTCGAGCCTCGCGCAAAAAATGTAATCTTTCTGCACATGGTAGGTGCTCCGTCTCATCTCGATCTATACGACTACAAACCAGAACTACAACGGTTGAACGGAGAGTTGGTTCCTGATCACCTCTGGGAAGGATTGAGACTGGCGTTCATCCGGAAGCAGCCCTCTTTACTTGGGAGTCCCTTTCAATTCAAAAAACAGGGAGAGAGTGGTCTCGAACTCTCCGAACTGATTCCCCAACTGGGTGAAGTGGCCGATGAATTGTGTCTGGTTAAATCGCTCCACACCGAACACTTTAACCATGCTCCCGCGCAACTCTTTTTCCAAACCGGTTTCGAGCGATTTGGGCGTCCCTCATTCGGTTCCTGGGTGAATTACGGTCTCGGATCAGAGAATCAGAACCTGCCTGGGTTTGTCGTGCTGATCACCGGTCAGGTTGCCGGTGCGGGGAACAGTCTATGGGGAAGCGGATTTCTCCCATCCGTATATCAGGGAGTCGAGTTTCGATCTCAGGGAGACCCCGTCCTCTTCCTCTCCAACCCGCAAGGAATGTCGCCCGAAGACCGGGAAAGCATCATTTCTGGTATTAACCGTTTGAACCGCTTTCAATTGGCAGATGTCGGTGATCCGGAAATCGCCACCCGCATCAAACAGTATGAGCTTGCCTACCGGATGCAGACGGCCGTCCCCGAACTGATGGATGTCAGCGGCGAACCAAAACATATACACGAACAATACGGTTCCGAACCCGGCAAGGCCAGTTTTGCCAACAACTGCCTGCTCGCCCGCCGCCTTGTCGAACGGGGCGTCCGCTTTGTCCAGTTGTTTGACCAGGGTTGGGACCACCACGGCAGCGTCAAATCGAACATGATCAAGAAGTGCCAACAGGTCGACCAACCTATTGCGGCTCTAATAAAAGACTTGAAACAACGTGGACTACTGGACGACACCCTCGTCGTCTGGGGGGCCGAGTTTGGTCGCACCCCCATGGTGCAGGACACCAGCAATACGGGTCGCGTGAATGATCGCGCGGGAAGGGATCATCATAAAGATGCGTTTTCTGTCTGGATGGCAGGGGGAGGTGCCAAGAAAGGGTTCAGTTACGGCAAGACGGACGACATCGGTTTTCATGTTGCTGATAACCCGATGCACGTCAATGATTTTCATGCCACGTTGCTCCATCTCTTAGGTATGGATCACAAACAGTTGACGTTCAAACACCAGGGGCTCGACATGCGACTGACTGGCGTCGCGGGAAATGTCATCCACGACGTGATCGCCTGA
- a CDS encoding MMPL family transporter: MSLLMPPSNYEPPGWMRSGLRRLTISVLRQPKLTLGLVLASVIVSVGLTVGFLKFKTERSDLIDPSAPFHQRWLQYTESFGDNSDLVVVVEGETPNRIKQVLDELGQRLEARPEQFADVLYRVEPGRLQKKGLYYLQPEQLATGLERLEEIRPALEGNWRYLGLSGLLGGFSQKLSSTDATTQQQAVTELNQLLASLDHYLVDREDYQSPWPEVIEIDPMREQQANQIVYLLNDSGTMGFLKAKPVYSRDGFEGAAPVIDLLRELIADVDREYSDFEIGLTGIPVLESDEMRRSQADMIVASVISFLGVGLLLLIGFRGVRHPMIALAMLSVGLAWSFGYTTIAIGHLNILSVSFAVILIGLGIDFGIHYLSRYLQYRHEKRPMFSSLVRTSESVGPGIITAALTTSLAFACATFTPFLGIAELGLIAAGGILLCALVTFIVIPPLVAFSDQKLLERRLPSPYDAARFRRLLSRHPIPVAVLSLSIITGIGASAFTPTAEGLELNVKYDYNLLNLQADGLESVETQKRIFQKAKDSLLFAVSLADSPEQALVLKQQFEQLPSVAHVQELASQLPPHSAEKTQLLVQGYRALLNSLPSATPVLPPPSLQQVEQLSLRIDQQLGQAFDSEKVLSTRRLLRQVWNRLAKLTQEQQVDWLAQFQQRNLQSLLFELNRLYAVSDPDPVSVADFPDSLSSRFLSPDGKWLLQVYPKEQVWDIEPLTQFVEDVRTVDPLITGTPLQNYEAAQQISESYQIAAFYSLAVICLVLLIDFLEARQKWAVFLTPMLLIGIAALFLPDAFFASSPLFLISAFTIMSLAFAFALDPHNSWEALLAMFPPLAGGLLMFGLMALLGVDLNPANLIVLPLVLGIGVDDGVHVIHDFRMNPGRYKISASTLNAVVLTSFTSMIGFGSMMVAAHRGLYSVGQVLVIGIGSCMFVSLVALPAILTIIDQYRTPDEKAYFNSDEEEGTIPFSSGVA; the protein is encoded by the coding sequence ATGTCGTTATTGATGCCCCCCTCAAATTATGAACCTCCCGGCTGGATGCGCAGTGGGTTGCGACGTTTGACGATCTCCGTCTTGCGGCAACCGAAGCTGACCCTCGGACTGGTGCTGGCTTCAGTAATTGTTTCGGTCGGATTAACCGTCGGCTTTCTGAAATTCAAGACTGAACGCTCGGACCTGATCGATCCTTCGGCCCCCTTTCATCAGCGGTGGCTCCAATATACAGAAAGCTTTGGTGACAACTCGGATCTGGTCGTCGTGGTGGAAGGGGAAACTCCCAACCGGATCAAGCAGGTCCTGGACGAACTGGGGCAGCGGCTTGAAGCCCGCCCCGAGCAATTTGCGGATGTTCTCTACCGGGTTGAACCTGGCCGTTTGCAAAAAAAAGGTTTGTATTACCTCCAGCCCGAGCAATTGGCGACTGGGCTCGAACGACTGGAAGAAATTCGGCCCGCACTGGAAGGGAACTGGCGATACCTGGGATTGAGCGGTCTGCTCGGAGGATTCAGCCAGAAACTCAGCTCGACTGATGCTACTACCCAGCAGCAGGCTGTCACGGAATTAAATCAACTGCTCGCGAGTCTCGATCATTATCTGGTGGATCGGGAAGACTACCAATCCCCCTGGCCGGAAGTGATCGAGATCGATCCTATGCGAGAGCAGCAGGCCAATCAGATCGTCTATCTGCTAAATGACAGTGGCACGATGGGATTTTTGAAAGCCAAGCCTGTTTATTCCCGTGATGGGTTTGAAGGGGCGGCACCAGTGATCGATTTACTCCGAGAACTGATTGCCGATGTTGATCGGGAGTACTCCGATTTTGAAATCGGACTGACTGGAATTCCCGTTCTTGAAAGTGACGAAATGCGTCGCTCTCAGGCCGACATGATTGTCGCCTCGGTTATCTCTTTCCTGGGAGTCGGGTTACTCCTGTTGATCGGCTTTCGGGGTGTCCGCCATCCCATGATTGCGCTGGCGATGTTATCGGTCGGTCTGGCCTGGTCGTTCGGATATACGACGATCGCGATTGGCCATCTGAATATTCTTTCGGTTTCCTTTGCCGTTATTCTGATTGGATTGGGGATCGACTTTGGGATTCACTATTTGAGCCGGTACTTGCAATATCGCCATGAAAAGCGACCAATGTTTTCTTCTCTGGTGCGTACGTCCGAGAGCGTGGGACCCGGAATTATCACAGCGGCGCTCACGACATCCCTGGCGTTTGCCTGCGCGACGTTTACCCCTTTTCTGGGCATTGCAGAACTGGGACTCATAGCAGCGGGGGGGATTCTACTGTGTGCTCTGGTTACGTTTATTGTAATCCCCCCGTTAGTAGCGTTTTCAGATCAGAAGTTGCTCGAACGACGTTTACCGTCACCATATGACGCAGCCCGGTTTCGTCGCCTGCTCAGTCGACACCCTATCCCGGTAGCCGTTTTGTCGCTCTCGATTATCACAGGTATTGGTGCGAGTGCGTTTACGCCGACGGCAGAGGGACTCGAGCTGAATGTGAAGTATGATTACAACCTGCTGAATCTGCAGGCGGATGGTCTGGAGTCGGTGGAGACGCAGAAACGGATTTTTCAGAAAGCCAAAGACTCCCTGCTGTTTGCCGTCTCTCTGGCCGACAGCCCGGAACAAGCTCTTGTTTTGAAACAACAATTTGAACAACTTCCCTCGGTCGCCCATGTGCAGGAACTGGCTTCTCAACTTCCTCCTCATTCTGCGGAAAAGACCCAATTACTGGTGCAGGGATACAGAGCCCTGCTTAACTCCTTACCGAGTGCGACCCCCGTATTGCCCCCACCGTCGCTGCAACAGGTTGAACAGCTATCGTTGCGGATCGATCAACAGTTAGGGCAGGCATTTGATTCTGAAAAGGTACTTTCGACTCGTCGCCTGCTGAGACAGGTCTGGAACAGACTTGCCAAGTTAACCCAAGAACAACAGGTGGATTGGCTCGCTCAGTTTCAGCAGCGTAATCTGCAATCGTTGCTATTCGAACTGAATCGGCTGTACGCTGTCTCCGATCCAGATCCTGTCAGTGTGGCCGACTTCCCCGATTCACTCAGTTCGCGGTTTCTCAGTCCGGATGGAAAATGGCTGTTGCAGGTCTACCCGAAGGAGCAAGTTTGGGATATCGAACCGTTAACTCAATTTGTGGAAGACGTTCGTACGGTCGATCCGCTGATTACAGGGACGCCGCTGCAAAACTATGAAGCGGCGCAGCAGATTTCCGAGAGCTATCAGATAGCGGCGTTCTATTCGCTGGCCGTCATCTGTCTGGTTTTGTTGATCGATTTTCTGGAAGCGCGACAGAAGTGGGCCGTCTTTCTGACACCGATGTTATTGATCGGTATCGCCGCGTTGTTTCTTCCGGACGCCTTCTTCGCTTCTTCGCCGCTGTTTTTAATATCTGCCTTTACCATCATGTCACTCGCCTTTGCCTTTGCACTGGATCCGCATAACAGCTGGGAAGCTTTGCTTGCCATGTTTCCACCGCTGGCGGGGGGATTGCTGATGTTTGGATTGATGGCTCTGCTTGGAGTCGATCTGAACCCGGCGAATCTGATTGTCCTGCCGTTGGTGCTGGGGATCGGAGTCGACGATGGGGTCCATGTGATTCACGATTTCCGGATGAATCCGGGACGATATAAAATTTCCGCCAGTACGTTGAACGCCGTCGTGCTGACCTCTTTCACTTCGATGATTGGATTTGGCAGCATGATGGTCGCTGCTCATCGAGGACTTTACAGCGTCGGTCAAGTGCTGGTGATTGGCATTGGCAGTTGCATGTTCGTTTCGCTGGTTGCTCTTCCGGCGATCTTAACGATCATCGACCAATATCGAACTCCGGACGAAAAGGCCTATTTCAATTCCGATGAGGAAGAAGGAACGATCCCGTTCTCTTCGGGCGTTGCGTAA
- a CDS encoding RDD family protein, with protein MAKVLWYYQQSGEEGGPVSSADLRRMAARGELAPQDKVRRENMQDWVEAQRLQGVEFQTATPPTVAPAVAPAKSKSKPVRKQESESDKHAFHDIGEVAGILRRWGAAVIDSAIFLVLAFAGSFLGMIVCSSLLSSDVFDKLAAVEPDVEDPLAATEQMMTLIQDNMNELIAPLAVIFGCMILLPFLYELIFESSPLKGTLGKIIFRTEISRTDGDPPGFLRILARTFLKFILVYTLFIGAVTILFTRKRQAMHDMICGTVVVMK; from the coding sequence ATGGCGAAAGTATTGTGGTACTACCAGCAGTCCGGTGAAGAAGGGGGCCCTGTTTCGAGCGCCGATCTACGAAGAATGGCTGCTCGGGGAGAACTGGCCCCTCAGGATAAAGTCCGACGGGAAAATATGCAGGATTGGGTCGAGGCACAACGTCTTCAGGGAGTCGAGTTTCAGACCGCCACTCCTCCTACGGTGGCTCCTGCGGTGGCCCCCGCAAAATCTAAATCAAAACCTGTGCGCAAGCAGGAATCCGAAAGTGACAAGCATGCGTTCCATGATATTGGCGAAGTCGCAGGCATCCTCCGCCGCTGGGGGGCTGCAGTAATCGATTCGGCCATTTTTTTGGTACTCGCCTTTGCCGGTTCTTTCTTGGGAATGATCGTCTGTTCGTCACTCTTGAGCTCTGATGTTTTTGATAAGCTGGCAGCTGTAGAACCTGACGTAGAGGATCCTCTGGCAGCGACTGAGCAGATGATGACACTGATCCAGGACAATATGAATGAATTGATTGCTCCTCTGGCGGTGATCTTTGGTTGCATGATTCTCTTACCGTTTCTCTATGAGCTTATTTTTGAATCCAGTCCGCTCAAAGGAACACTGGGGAAGATCATCTTCCGCACTGAAATATCACGGACAGATGGTGATCCTCCTGGATTTCTTCGCATTTTAGCCCGTACTTTCTTGAAGTTTATTCTGGTCTACACCCTCTTCATCGGTGCCGTGACGATTCTCTTCACCAGAAAACGCCAGGCGATGCACGATATGATTTGTGGCACGGTTGTCGTGATGAAATAA
- a CDS encoding DSD1 family PLP-dependent enzyme — translation MLNNLIGLDKFDLDTPCLTIDLDVLESNIGLMASFMKERGKEWRPHQKCHKTPAIAWKQIDAGAHGVTVAKVSEAEVFASAGIRNILIANMIVGQPKLQKLAVLCRENHIIVGCDHYVQAEMLSKVCVEYGVTCGVLVEVDIGLNRVGVRPGRDTVELARGIDKLPGIKLEGIMGYEGHLLLIEDPTEKLEKIKESVGLLRHCQEMLVKEGLCCDIVSAGGTGSYQITSDLDWVTELQAGGGIFADPFYQTRCKVDGLGYALSVMATVVSRPNLTKAVLDSGRKTINPDICLPVPKDYDDAEVVRMSAEHCELELGPKSQELKIGDKVELLVGYADFTTPLHDNFIACRNNKVEAILPIHGRGKIQ, via the coding sequence GTGCTGAATAATTTAATTGGTTTGGATAAATTCGATCTCGATACACCCTGTCTGACGATCGACCTTGATGTTCTGGAATCGAACATTGGCCTGATGGCCAGCTTTATGAAAGAGCGGGGCAAAGAGTGGCGTCCGCACCAGAAATGCCATAAAACTCCTGCCATCGCCTGGAAGCAGATCGATGCGGGGGCACATGGAGTCACCGTCGCCAAAGTCTCCGAAGCAGAAGTCTTTGCCTCTGCCGGTATCCGCAATATTCTGATCGCCAACATGATTGTCGGTCAGCCCAAATTACAGAAACTGGCTGTACTCTGCCGCGAGAATCACATCATCGTCGGTTGCGACCATTACGTGCAGGCGGAAATGCTTTCCAAAGTCTGCGTCGAATATGGCGTTACTTGTGGAGTGCTGGTCGAAGTCGATATCGGGCTGAACCGGGTCGGCGTCCGACCGGGGCGAGACACGGTTGAGCTGGCACGGGGAATCGATAAACTCCCGGGAATCAAGCTGGAAGGAATCATGGGGTACGAGGGGCACCTGTTGCTCATTGAAGATCCCACGGAAAAACTGGAGAAGATTAAAGAGTCAGTCGGGCTATTACGCCATTGTCAGGAAATGCTGGTGAAGGAAGGGCTTTGTTGCGACATTGTCAGTGCCGGCGGAACCGGGTCTTACCAGATTACGTCCGACTTGGACTGGGTGACGGAGTTACAAGCGGGCGGAGGAATCTTCGCCGATCCGTTCTATCAGACACGCTGCAAAGTTGATGGTCTCGGATACGCATTGTCGGTAATGGCCACTGTTGTCAGTAGACCCAATTTGACGAAGGCGGTATTGGATTCGGGGCGAAAAACAATCAATCCCGACATCTGCCTCCCGGTCCCCAAAGACTACGACGACGCGGAAGTCGTCCGTATGTCGGCCGAACATTGCGAACTGGAACTGGGACCAAAGTCCCAGGAACTGAAGATCGGTGACAAAGTCGAACTGCTCGTGGGTTATGCCGACTTCACCACGCCGCTGCACGATAACTTCATCGCCTGCCGCAATAACAAAGTCGAAGCGATTCTGCCGATTCACGGTCGCGGAAAGATTCAGTAA